The following proteins are encoded in a genomic region of Comamonas resistens:
- the acpS gene encoding holo-ACP synthase codes for MIYGIGTDICDVRRIRVSLEKHGERFALKVLAEGEIATWKARSARWPERGIRYLATRFSAKEAFSKAVGMGMRMPMTWRHCEVIKLPSGQPAIRLHGELKQWFEQNNLTAHLSVTDESDYAASFCVVERKE; via the coding sequence ATGATCTACGGCATAGGCACCGATATCTGCGATGTGCGCCGCATTCGCGTCAGCCTGGAAAAGCATGGCGAACGCTTTGCGCTCAAGGTGCTGGCCGAGGGTGAAATCGCCACCTGGAAGGCCCGCAGCGCCCGCTGGCCCGAGCGCGGCATCCGCTATCTGGCCACGCGTTTTTCCGCCAAGGAAGCGTTCAGCAAGGCGGTCGGCATGGGCATGCGCATGCCCATGACCTGGCGCCATTGCGAAGTCATCAAGCTGCCCAGCGGCCAGCCTGCGATTCGCCTGCACGGCGAACTCAAGCAATGGTTCGAGCAGAACAATCTGACGGCGCATTTGTCCGTCACGGACGAATCCGATTACGCAGCCAGCTTCTGCGTCGTGGAACGAAAAGAGTGA